The following coding sequences are from one Shewanella putrefaciens window:
- a CDS encoding DUF2750 domain-containing protein: protein MTEINAALAGFIENVKEHQTLWGLMDETGEGWVVCDSSEFEDTDVMPLWSSEAAAKSHCSDEWHDYQAVAISLEEFLEYWVSDLNDDGVLIGVDWQTNEECLELDPIVLAKDLVDVEEC, encoded by the coding sequence ATGACAGAAATCAATGCGGCTTTGGCTGGCTTTATCGAAAATGTAAAAGAACATCAGACGCTTTGGGGTCTAATGGATGAAACAGGTGAAGGTTGGGTTGTTTGCGACTCATCTGAATTTGAAGACACTGATGTGATGCCATTATGGTCAAGCGAAGCTGCCGCAAAATCCCATTGCAGTGACGAATGGCATGATTACCAAGCTGTCGCCATTTCCCTTGAAGAATTCCTTGAGTATTGGGTGTCAGATCTAAATGACGATGGCGTGTTGATCGGTGTTGATTGGCAAACAAATGAAGAATGTTTGGAACTCGACCCTATTGTATTAGCAAAAGACTTAGTTGATGTTGAAGAGTGTTAA